A genomic stretch from Sulfurihydrogenibium azorense Az-Fu1 includes:
- a CDS encoding GspE/PulE family protein: MQNNPQQKRVFLVLRRMVDEGIVPLEKVRGNPNINPRKTFTEVLEYLIKNNIVDENKVKEFFIKFFGYKPFDPTVHKIDISKEVLEKISPSFMEKNKIVPFSIENNILKIAVLNPTDKEAINQIKFFTGVKFLDTYVATLSEIENLYKSILPLIPAKKMIEDISLDVDVTEEQQEKEQNLENILSEAEESPIVKLSRAIIVDAINSQASDIHIEPMEKLLRIRYRVDGILRTVKEFPPTIKDALAARYKIMANLDIAEKRLPQDGRIRIVINGKKYDLRVSILPIVYGEKIVMRIQDAESYLNIKLEDLGFEEDDLKLFREGIYSPWGMVLVTGPTGSGKTTTLYSALMERNKDDVNIMTAEDPVEVSIFGINQVHVKEEIGLTFAAALRAFLRQDPDIILVGEIRDRETAEIAVKAALTGHLVFSTLHTNDAPSTITRLVDIGVDRFLVSTAVHTIVAQRLIRKLCNNCKQPANYPPEVLKSFGFSDEDIKEGTFFVHNPKGCEKCNGTGYKGRTAVHEILKLDENIKKLIIAGKSADDIREVAIKNGMKTLYKDGLIKMKKGITDIAEIERVLMK; this comes from the coding sequence ATGCAGAACAATCCACAACAAAAAAGAGTTTTTCTTGTTCTCAGAAGGATGGTTGATGAGGGAATTGTCCCTTTAGAAAAAGTCAGAGGAAATCCAAACATTAATCCTAGAAAAACTTTCACAGAAGTCCTTGAATACTTAATAAAAAATAATATAGTAGATGAAAACAAAGTAAAAGAGTTTTTTATAAAGTTTTTTGGATATAAACCTTTTGATCCTACAGTTCATAAAATTGATATAAGTAAGGAAGTCTTAGAAAAAATATCTCCATCCTTCATGGAAAAAAATAAGATAGTACCATTCAGTATAGAAAACAACATTTTAAAAATAGCAGTTTTAAACCCGACAGATAAAGAAGCCATAAATCAAATAAAATTTTTTACAGGAGTTAAATTTCTAGATACATATGTAGCAACTTTAAGTGAGATTGAGAATTTATACAAAAGTATACTTCCCTTAATCCCTGCAAAAAAAATGATAGAAGATATATCTTTAGATGTAGATGTTACTGAAGAACAACAAGAAAAAGAACAAAATTTAGAAAATATCCTTTCTGAAGCAGAAGAAAGTCCTATAGTTAAACTTTCAAGAGCCATAATAGTTGATGCAATTAATTCACAAGCTTCTGATATTCATATAGAACCTATGGAAAAGTTGCTAAGGATAAGATACAGGGTCGATGGGATTTTAAGAACTGTAAAAGAGTTTCCTCCAACTATAAAAGATGCTTTGGCCGCTAGATACAAGATTATGGCTAATCTTGATATAGCTGAAAAAAGGTTGCCTCAAGATGGAAGGATAAGGATAGTTATAAATGGAAAAAAATACGATTTAAGGGTTTCTATACTTCCTATTGTTTACGGCGAAAAAATTGTTATGAGAATACAAGATGCAGAGAGTTATCTAAACATAAAGTTAGAAGACTTAGGGTTTGAAGAAGACGATTTAAAACTATTCAGAGAGGGTATTTACTCACCTTGGGGTATGGTTTTAGTTACAGGACCAACAGGTTCAGGTAAAACAACCACCCTTTACTCTGCTTTAATGGAAAGAAATAAAGATGATGTAAATATTATGACAGCGGAAGACCCAGTTGAAGTATCTATATTCGGTATAAATCAAGTTCATGTAAAGGAAGAGATTGGTCTTACTTTTGCTGCAGCTTTACGGGCATTTTTAAGACAGGACCCAGATATTATCCTTGTAGGTGAGATAAGGGACAGGGAAACAGCTGAAATAGCTGTAAAAGCAGCTTTGACAGGACACTTAGTATTTTCTACTCTGCATACAAACGACGCTCCATCTACTATAACAAGACTTGTAGACATAGGAGTAGACAGATTTTTAGTATCTACTGCAGTTCATACAATAGTAGCACAAAGGCTTATAAGAAAGCTATGCAACAACTGTAAACAACCTGCAAATTATCCTCCAGAAGTGTTAAAGAGTTTTGGATTTTCTGACGAAGATATAAAAGAAGGAACTTTTTTTGTCCATAATCCAAAAGGATGTGAAAAGTGTAACGGAACTGGTTATAAAGGAAGGACAGCTGTTCATGAAATTTTAAAATTAGATGAAAACATAAAAAAATTGATTATAGCGGGAAAAAGTGCAGATGATATAAGAGAGGTTGCAATAAAAAACGGAATGAAAACATTATATAAAGATGGTCTAATAAAGATGAAAAAAGGGATCACCGATATAGCAGAAATAGAAAGAGTGCTTATGAAGTAA
- the accC gene encoding acetyl-CoA carboxylase biotin carboxylase subunit — protein MLKNIKRILIANRGEIAVRAIRSIRELGGESVAIYSEGDKNSIHKDLADISVCIGGPHPSQSYLNIPAILSAVDLVHADAVYPGYGFLAENPNFAAICEKSNIKFIGPSSKTLKLTGDKAAAREAAKKANVPIIPGSPPVDQLKDALEVASKIGYPVLIKAAAGGGGRGMRVVHNDQELTRLLPLAQREAESAFGDKTVYIEKFIENPKHIEIQILADEYGNIIHLGERECSVQRRHQKLIEESPSPFIDEKIRKEMGEAAVRFAKAVGFTGAGTVEFIVDKDKNFYFIEMNGRIQVEHPVTEMVTGIDIVSWQLRIADGQKLTLSQDDVKINGHAIEFRINAEDPETFTPSPGKIERLYLPGGYGVRVDTHIYQGYQIPPYYDSLMAKLIVWGKTREETIRRAKRALQEFKIEGLKTTIPFHLKILEHKEFLKGTYTTSLVDREFLK, from the coding sequence TTGCTGAAAAACATAAAAAGGATTCTTATTGCAAATAGGGGTGAAATAGCTGTCAGAGCAATTAGGAGTATAAGGGAACTTGGTGGAGAAAGTGTTGCCATATATTCAGAGGGAGATAAAAACTCTATACATAAGGATCTTGCTGATATTTCAGTATGTATAGGAGGACCTCATCCTTCTCAGAGTTATCTAAATATTCCTGCTATTTTATCTGCGGTTGATTTGGTACATGCAGATGCAGTTTATCCCGGATATGGATTTTTAGCTGAAAATCCAAATTTTGCTGCAATTTGTGAAAAAAGTAATATAAAGTTTATAGGACCTTCTTCAAAAACCTTAAAACTTACAGGAGATAAGGCAGCTGCACGGGAAGCGGCTAAAAAGGCAAACGTTCCAATTATCCCAGGAAGTCCGCCTGTAGACCAGTTAAAAGATGCGTTAGAAGTAGCTTCAAAAATAGGTTATCCTGTTTTGATAAAAGCAGCTGCTGGTGGCGGTGGTAGAGGTATGAGAGTAGTCCATAACGATCAAGAGTTAACGAGACTACTACCACTGGCTCAAAGAGAAGCTGAAAGTGCTTTTGGAGATAAAACAGTTTATATAGAAAAGTTTATAGAAAATCCTAAACATATAGAGATTCAAATTCTTGCTGATGAGTATGGAAACATCATACACCTTGGAGAGAGAGAGTGCTCTGTTCAAAGAAGACATCAAAAACTTATTGAAGAGTCTCCTTCACCTTTTATAGATGAAAAAATAAGAAAGGAGATGGGAGAGGCGGCTGTAAGGTTTGCAAAAGCTGTAGGGTTTACAGGTGCAGGTACAGTTGAGTTTATAGTTGACAAAGATAAAAACTTTTACTTTATTGAGATGAATGGAAGAATTCAAGTTGAACATCCAGTTACAGAGATGGTTACTGGGATAGATATAGTATCTTGGCAACTAAGAATAGCAGATGGCCAAAAGTTAACATTATCACAAGACGATGTAAAAATAAACGGCCATGCAATAGAGTTTAGAATAAACGCAGAAGACCCTGAAACTTTTACTCCGTCTCCTGGAAAGATAGAAAGGCTGTACCTCCCTGGTGGATATGGAGTAAGAGTAGACACTCATATATACCAAGGATATCAAATACCACCTTACTATGACTCACTAATGGCAAAACTTATAGTGTGGGGTAAAACAAGGGAAGAAACTATAAGAAGAGCAAAGAGAGCACTTCAAGAGTTTAAGATAGAAGGACTAAAAACAACTATTCCCTTCCACCTAAAAATCCTTGAACACAAAGAGTTTTTAAAAGGAACTTATACAACTTCTTTAGTTGATAGAGAGTTTTTAAAGTGA
- a CDS encoding MBL fold metallo-hydrolase codes for MIVKVLTVGPLAENCVVIYDEKTKDCVIIDPGADGEDILEEVEHFNVKAILATHGHLDHVGQVGFLKKILDVPFYMNVKDEFLINNDIFPGFSMIIKATKCPNPDFDLKEGDNLKFGSISFYVIETPGHTPGSVCFYNQENKILISGDTLFAGSVGRVDLPGGNGAELEKSLSKLMTLPEDTVVYPGHGGRTTIGKEKRTNPFITGVFKLKW; via the coding sequence GTGATTGTAAAAGTCCTTACAGTTGGTCCTTTAGCAGAAAACTGTGTAGTTATATACGATGAAAAAACGAAAGACTGTGTGATAATAGACCCAGGAGCTGATGGTGAAGATATATTAGAAGAAGTTGAACATTTTAACGTAAAAGCTATATTAGCTACTCATGGCCATTTAGACCACGTAGGACAAGTTGGCTTTTTAAAAAAGATTTTAGACGTTCCTTTTTATATGAATGTAAAAGATGAGTTTTTAATAAATAATGATATATTTCCTGGATTTTCTATGATAATCAAAGCTACAAAGTGTCCAAACCCTGATTTTGATTTAAAAGAAGGAGATAACTTAAAGTTTGGTAGTATATCCTTTTATGTTATAGAGACGCCAGGACATACTCCCGGAAGTGTGTGCTTTTACAATCAAGAAAACAAAATCCTTATAAGTGGAGATACACTTTTTGCCGGAAGTGTAGGAAGGGTTGACCTTCCTGGCGGAAATGGAGCTGAGCTTGAGAAATCTTTAAGTAAACTTATGACTCTCCCGGAAGATACAGTTGTTTATCCCGGACATGGTGGTAGAACAACAATAGGTAAAGAAAAAAGAACAAACCCTTTTATAACTGGTGTGTTTAAGCTAAAATGGTAA
- a CDS encoding deoxyribonuclease IV, with product MVNIGTHVSSSKSLDLVFDRGKEVGAKSIQFFLRSPRSWSWIERKESEKQLFLKKKNTYGINPTVVHASYLFNLASYDDELFNKSISSVIEELELCEELKVDYYVIHAGKTKGKSKEYGINRILKAFEVIFSKVSLKNTTFLVETLAGQSGEVGSTLEEVKDLIDPFSTEKLGVCLDTCHIFAAGYPIHIEEGFKDYKSKLQDLIGLEKVKVIHCNDSKTPFNSHKDRHEHIGKGFLGLKAFENFLNDEYFKTLPFILETPKEGNMDIINMNVLYSLVRP from the coding sequence ATGGTAAACATAGGAACCCATGTATCTTCTTCAAAATCTTTAGACCTTGTTTTTGATAGAGGAAAAGAAGTAGGAGCTAAAAGTATTCAGTTTTTCTTAAGGTCTCCAAGGTCTTGGAGCTGGATTGAAAGAAAAGAGTCAGAAAAACAGCTCTTTTTAAAGAAGAAAAATACTTACGGTATAAATCCGACTGTAGTCCATGCTTCTTATCTGTTTAACTTGGCATCTTATGATGATGAACTTTTTAATAAATCTATTAGCTCTGTTATAGAAGAGTTAGAATTATGTGAAGAATTAAAAGTAGATTACTACGTTATTCATGCAGGAAAAACTAAAGGTAAATCAAAAGAGTATGGAATAAATAGGATATTAAAAGCTTTTGAAGTTATATTTAGTAAAGTAAGCCTAAAAAATACAACTTTCTTAGTAGAAACGTTAGCCGGTCAATCTGGTGAAGTAGGTTCTACTTTAGAAGAAGTAAAAGATCTTATAGATCCTTTTTCTACAGAAAAATTAGGAGTATGTTTAGATACCTGCCATATTTTCGCAGCTGGATACCCTATCCATATAGAAGAAGGTTTTAAAGATTATAAATCTAAACTTCAAGATTTAATAGGTTTAGAAAAGGTTAAAGTTATTCACTGTAATGACTCAAAAACACCTTTTAACTCTCATAAAGATAGGCATGAACATATTGGAAAAGGTTTTTTAGGACTTAAAGCCTTTGAAAATTTTTTAAATGATGAATATTTTAAAACTCTCCCATTTATACTTGAAACACCAAAGGAAGGTAATATGGATATAATAAATATGAATGTACTATACTCTCTTGTGCGTCCGTAG
- a CDS encoding TlpA family protein disulfide reductase: protein MKKVFFLVLMLFSLSFSKEKTLLLDKFSNPVPLPSDKLIILNFMAYSCGHCMAEIPTIKKVLKEKEFEGKFIVIAFALDGKDNNFKDKDFPIYANNPKNQVLFPIFGTPTTYIINPSGKKLAVVYGALTEENLRKYLREALSKSASGRI, encoded by the coding sequence ATGAAGAAAGTATTTTTTTTAGTTTTAATGCTTTTTTCTTTATCATTTAGCAAAGAGAAAACTCTTCTTTTAGATAAATTCTCAAATCCTGTACCTTTACCTTCTGATAAGCTTATAATCTTAAACTTTATGGCTTATTCTTGTGGACACTGTATGGCAGAGATACCTACTATAAAAAAAGTCCTTAAAGAAAAGGAATTTGAAGGTAAGTTTATAGTGATTGCTTTTGCATTAGATGGTAAAGATAATAACTTTAAAGACAAAGATTTTCCTATCTATGCAAATAATCCCAAAAATCAGGTTTTATTTCCGATATTTGGTACTCCTACAACCTACATAATTAACCCTTCTGGGAAAAAGTTAGCAGTAGTATACGGAGCCTTAACGGAAGAAAACCTTAGAAAGTATTTAAGAGAAGCTCTGTCTAAAAGTGCGTCCGGCAGGATTTGA
- the purQ gene encoding phosphoribosylformylglycinamidine synthase I: MKFGVAVYPGSNCDYDTYYVIRDVLNKDVDFIDYRETKIDKYDCIIVPGGFSFGDYLRPGVIASHTPLTNALKEFVEKGKFVIGICNGFQILTEAHLLPGALLPNNHGKFICKHQYLKVENNNTPFTKKLNKEEIIKLPIAHHDGNYFVDDQSLKSMEEKGQIILRYCDKDGNVNEESNPNGSISNIAGVCNEKFNVFGLMPHPERACESILGTSDGLKIFLSIIN; this comes from the coding sequence ATGAAGTTTGGTGTGGCTGTTTACCCCGGGTCAAACTGTGATTACGATACTTACTACGTAATAAGAGATGTATTAAACAAAGATGTGGACTTTATAGATTACAGAGAGACAAAAATAGACAAGTATGACTGTATAATAGTTCCCGGAGGCTTTTCTTTTGGAGATTATTTAAGACCTGGAGTTATAGCATCCCATACACCACTAACTAACGCTTTAAAAGAGTTTGTAGAAAAAGGAAAATTTGTAATTGGTATATGTAATGGTTTTCAGATACTTACAGAAGCCCATCTTCTTCCTGGAGCTCTACTTCCTAACAACCACGGAAAATTTATATGCAAACATCAATACCTAAAAGTTGAAAACAACAACACACCATTTACAAAAAAGCTAAATAAAGAAGAAATTATAAAACTTCCTATAGCCCACCACGATGGAAATTACTTCGTTGACGATCAAAGCCTTAAAAGTATGGAAGAAAAGGGTCAGATAATACTAAGATACTGTGATAAAGACGGCAATGTAAATGAAGAATCAAATCCAAACGGCTCTATATCTAATATAGCTGGCGTTTGTAACGAGAAGTTTAACGTGTTTGGACTTATGCCCCATCCAGAGAGGGCTTGTGAATCTATACTTGGAACATCTGATGGGTTAAAAATATTTTTATCAATAATTAACTAA
- the purS gene encoding phosphoribosylformylglycinamidine synthase subunit PurS — protein MLIKFYIKPRKGVLDPQGRAVSESLKSLGFSDVKDVKVGKYIEVYIENKDKEKAVEEAKEMARKALVNDLIEDYEFEIVE, from the coding sequence ATGCTTATAAAATTCTACATCAAACCAAGAAAAGGTGTTTTAGACCCTCAAGGTAGAGCTGTATCAGAAAGCTTAAAATCTCTTGGTTTTTCTGATGTTAAAGATGTAAAGGTAGGAAAGTATATAGAAGTATACATTGAAAATAAAGATAAAGAAAAAGCAGTAGAAGAAGCAAAAGAAATGGCAAGAAAAGCTCTAGTAAACGACCTTATAGAAGATTACGAATTTGAGATAGTGGAGTAG
- a CDS encoding TlyA family RNA methyltransferase, which produces MEKSQSTPKKERIDKLLVDKGLVETREKAQALIMSGVVFVNNQKIDKPGTKIPTDANIHIKEKIPYVSRGGFKLEKGIKVFNLDVKDKVCLDIGSSTGGFTDCLLQNGAKKVYAVDVGKNQLHEKLRSDPRVVSIEEFNARYLSKKEIPEEIDIVVADVSFISITKILPNICDILKEDFKGVILIKPQFELSKKEVKNGVVKDPSLHEKAIISVINLLHESCYCVKGLDFSPIKGPEGNIEFLAYIERKNKDCKPISYEEVKQVVSQAHETL; this is translated from the coding sequence ATGGAAAAATCTCAATCTACGCCTAAAAAAGAGAGGATAGATAAACTTCTTGTAGATAAGGGACTTGTAGAGACGAGAGAAAAAGCCCAAGCTCTTATTATGTCTGGTGTAGTTTTTGTAAACAATCAAAAAATAGACAAACCCGGAACAAAAATACCAACCGATGCAAACATACACATCAAAGAAAAGATACCTTACGTATCAAGAGGAGGCTTTAAACTTGAAAAAGGGATAAAAGTGTTTAATCTTGATGTGAAAGATAAAGTATGCCTTGATATTGGGTCTTCTACAGGAGGGTTCACAGACTGTCTTCTTCAAAACGGTGCAAAGAAAGTTTACGCCGTAGATGTAGGAAAAAATCAGCTCCATGAAAAGTTAAGGTCAGACCCAAGAGTTGTATCAATAGAAGAGTTTAACGCAAGGTACCTATCAAAAAAAGAAATTCCAGAAGAAATAGATATAGTAGTTGCTGACGTATCTTTTATATCTATAACTAAGATACTTCCAAATATCTGTGATATTTTAAAAGAAGATTTTAAAGGAGTTATTCTTATAAAACCTCAGTTTGAACTGTCTAAAAAAGAAGTAAAAAACGGAGTCGTAAAAGACCCATCTCTACACGAAAAAGCCATAATCTCTGTGATAAACTTATTACACGAAAGCTGTTACTGTGTTAAAGGTTTAGACTTTTCTCCTATTAAAGGACCTGAAGGTAATATTGAATTTTTAGCCTACATTGAAAGGAAAAATAAAGACTGTAAACCTATAAGTTATGAAGAGGTAAAACAGGTAGTTTCACAAGCCCACGAAACTCTATGA
- the def gene encoding peptide deformylase, translating into MEKLPILQYPDERLKKKSIEVVDFGKEFKEFVEKLKYTMYNSPGGVGIAAPQVNNHIRTIIVDTSKSTHKTNKVSHGLMVLSNPKIIYGEGEIIFREGCMSVPDYTGNVKRFYYIKVEALDENGKLITFDTEGFEAVVIQHEIDHLDGKVFIEKVVSPKDIFKRKVYK; encoded by the coding sequence ATGGAAAAACTTCCTATCCTTCAATATCCCGATGAAAGATTAAAGAAAAAATCTATAGAAGTAGTTGATTTTGGAAAAGAGTTTAAAGAGTTTGTAGAAAAGTTAAAGTACACTATGTACAATTCACCTGGAGGGGTAGGTATAGCAGCTCCTCAAGTAAATAACCATATAAGAACGATAATAGTAGATACATCCAAATCTACTCACAAGACAAATAAAGTATCCCACGGTTTAATGGTACTATCCAACCCAAAAATTATCTATGGAGAAGGAGAAATTATATTTAGGGAAGGATGTATGTCAGTACCAGATTACACAGGAAATGTAAAAAGGTTTTACTATATAAAGGTAGAAGCCCTTGACGAAAACGGTAAACTGATTACATTTGATACAGAAGGGTTTGAAGCTGTAGTAATACAGCACGAGATAGACCATTTAGATGGAAAAGTTTTTATAGAAAAGGTGGTTTCACCTAAAGATATCTTTAAAAGAAAAGTTTACAAGTGA
- a CDS encoding glycine cleavage system protein R, with translation MRTFLITAFGEDRPGIVAKVSQILYKNGLNIEDSAMTRLNNEFVIILIVKGDIDYDTLKQDLDTLEEENLNVTLKEITGLDKKIKESNLNYNIIVYGSDKPGIVYNVSKLLADNSINIADLRTEKTNELYVMFIQAEIPESLDLKKFEKEIENLKNILNVDIAIESIDTASL, from the coding sequence TTGAGAACCTTTTTAATAACAGCTTTTGGAGAAGATAGACCAGGTATCGTTGCAAAAGTAAGTCAGATACTTTACAAAAATGGCCTAAACATAGAAGACTCTGCTATGACAAGATTAAACAACGAATTTGTTATAATACTGATAGTAAAAGGAGATATAGATTACGACACCTTAAAGCAGGATTTAGATACACTAGAAGAAGAAAATCTTAACGTTACACTGAAAGAGATTACAGGATTAGATAAAAAAATTAAAGAGAGTAATTTAAACTACAACATCATCGTGTATGGGTCAGACAAACCAGGTATTGTTTACAATGTTTCAAAACTACTTGCAGATAACTCTATAAACATAGCAGATTTAAGAACTGAGAAAACAAACGAGTTATACGTTATGTTTATTCAGGCAGAAATCCCAGAAAGTTTAGACTTAAAAAAGTTTGAAAAAGAGATAGAAAATCTCAAGAATATTTTGAATGTTGATATAGCAATAGAAAGTATAGATACGGCAAGCTTATAA
- the gcvH gene encoding glycine cleavage system protein GcvH, giving the protein MEEYRIPEGLYYTKEHIWVRIENDVATIGITDYGQHQLGDVVFVDLPELGREVESGEVIASVESVKAVSEIYSPVTGKIIAINEDLANDPSVINSDPYGDGWIADIQMKDLSEVEDLMTAEDYKAYLEELEKEEEF; this is encoded by the coding sequence ATGGAAGAGTATAGAATCCCAGAAGGTCTTTATTACACAAAAGAACACATATGGGTAAGGATAGAAAATGATGTTGCAACTATAGGTATCACAGACTATGGTCAGCACCAACTTGGAGATGTTGTGTTTGTTGATTTGCCAGAATTGGGAAGAGAGGTAGAGTCAGGGGAAGTTATAGCTTCTGTTGAGTCTGTAAAAGCTGTTTCTGAAATCTACTCACCAGTAACAGGGAAAATAATAGCTATAAACGAAGATTTAGCAAACGATCCATCAGTTATAAACTCAGACCCTTACGGAGATGGTTGGATAGCTGATATCCAGATGAAGGACCTATCAGAAGTAGAAGATTTAATGACAGCTGAAGACTACAAAGCATACTTAGAAGAACTTGAAAAAGAGGAAGAGTTTTGA
- a CDS encoding CPBP family glutamic-type intramembrane protease — translation MKTYTTPLLLYTGLLLSVILNKYYNISFLTPLILLIPLLFVDLKNLNLISKWSLGLLCTVPFIFFQDLYSTLNQLSIAFSEELFFRVYLMSFFSNFTTSILFTIPHILLYGDLHSFLVFLPSLIYGFVYQKTKSFILIAVLHFLSNVFYDKILLNSDIINSGFRL, via the coding sequence TTGAAAACATATACAACACCACTACTTTTATACACCGGACTTCTATTATCTGTAATACTAAACAAATACTATAACATCTCTTTTTTAACACCCTTAATTTTACTCATACCTTTACTGTTTGTTGATTTAAAAAATTTAAATTTAATATCTAAGTGGAGTCTCGGTTTGCTTTGTACCGTTCCTTTTATCTTTTTCCAAGATTTATACTCTACTTTAAATCAACTTTCTATTGCATTTTCAGAAGAACTTTTTTTTAGAGTTTACCTGATGAGTTTCTTTTCTAACTTTACCACTTCAATTCTATTTACAATTCCACATATACTACTATATGGAGATTTACACTCTTTTCTTGTATTTTTACCTTCTTTAATCTACGGTTTTGTGTATCAAAAGACTAAATCATTCATATTAATAGCTGTTTTACACTTTTTATCTAATGTGTTTTACGATAAAATTTTATTGAACTCTGATATAATAAATTCTGGATTTAGATTATAA
- a CDS encoding DUF4911 domain-containing protein → MSEELLKKLSNVPRKSVNLVIKCNPEKMNFISMVINGYDRIALPRTRYGKEGILDLITSPDFVEDLYLILDDIKKNHDPTLEIIGELGDNWLIAVT, encoded by the coding sequence TTGTCAGAAGAACTTTTAAAAAAACTTTCAAATGTACCCAGAAAAAGTGTAAATTTAGTCATTAAATGTAATCCTGAGAAGATGAACTTTATTTCAATGGTAATAAACGGTTATGACAGGATAGCTCTACCAAGAACAAGATACGGTAAAGAAGGAATCTTAGACTTAATAACATCTCCAGATTTTGTAGAGGATTTATACCTTATACTAGATGATATAAAGAAAAACCATGACCCAACGTTAGAAATTATAGGAGAGTTAGGAGACAACTGGTTAATAGCAGTTACATAA